ATCGGCGGTGTTGTTGCCCGTCACCAGCACCTGGCTGTCAATCTGGCCCGCCAGAATTTCGGCATTCATGATCTTGTGGCGCAACTTGAATTGCGTGTCATTCACCGCACCCGCCGGAAGGGCCAGTATGGCTGAGCCGATCACCGTGCCGCTGAAGCTGCCATTGAGGGCAAGGTTCACCGTGTCAAAAGCCACATTGCCGGTATTGTGCACCGTGATCCTGTAAACCGCATAGCCATCCGAGACGGCAGCAGGCACCACCGCACCGGCTGCATCTTCGAAATGATCGAACTGCTGCAAGGCTGCGATCTGCGGCATCGGAGCAATCAGATAAGGCGTGATGCGGTGCTGCGCAAAATCCAGCACGTCAGTGAGGGCGGTGGCTGGCTGGCCGCCGGTTGAACCTGCCACCTTGATCTGTGCATCGTAATGGCCCGACACCAGATCAGCCAGGGTGATCACATGGCGCGCAGTGAAAGAGGTCGTGTCGGTTGCGCCGGGTGCGAGCGCGCCACTGAAGCTGCCAGTGATGGTCAAGCCGCCGCTGCTATCCGTCAGAGTGATGGCATTAAGCGCCGCGATGCCGGTATTCTTGATCTGCACCTGATAGGTCAAGGTGTCACCCGCATTGACAACATTATCGCCGTTGGTATCGGCATAACTGGGTGCGGGCAGCAGGGCGGACAAAGCGGGGGCAGATGCAATCACGGTATCAGTTGTGGCATCAGTCGAGGAGGCCGGATCGCCGCTGCGCGAGGCGGCAGAGGCGGTGATCGCCGAGCCGGCTTGTGCGGCAATGACATGCGCGCGGTTCTGCACGATGCCCGCCTGCTCGTCAGCGGCGGTCACAGTATAGGTGCCGGTGAAGATGGTGCCGTCGGTGGCGGCAGGTGCCAGCACCACGCTATTGCCGTTGCCAGTGAGAGTGACGCCGGAAAGCGTATCGCTCAGCGTAATATTATCAAGCGGCACGTTGCCGGAATTCTTGACGATGAAGCTGTAGTGAATAACGTCACCGGCATCAACCACGCCATCGCTGTTCGCGTCATCAAAACTGGCTTGCTTCTTGTACAGGGCAATTTGCGCTTTGGCGGTGATCGCATAGGGCGTCACGCGCGCCTGGGCAAAGTCCGACAGATCCGAAAGCCCGCTGACCACCAGGCTGCCGGCGGTTCCCGACACTTTCGCCTGCGCATCATAATGACCGGCGGTCAGATCAGCGGCAGCGATCACATGCGTGGCGGTGAAGGTGGCCGTATCCGTCGCGCCTGCCGCAAGGCTACCGCTATAGCTGCCATTGAAGGTTAGGCCCGCAATATTGTCGGCCAGCGTGATCGTGCCAAGCGCAACCACGCCGGTATTCTTCACCTGCACCTGATAGGTCAGCGTGTCTCCGGCATTGACCACCCCGTCGCCATTGCTGTCAGCGTAGCTGGGTGCCAGCAGCAGGGCCGCAATGGTGGGTGCTGCCACGATCACAGTGTCAGTTGTCGTGTTGGTGGACGAAACGAGGTCACCACTCAGCGACTGTGCTGTCACAGCGGTGGCGATGCCCACCTGTGTGGCATTAATGCGGGCACGGTTATGAACAGCACCCGCCGCCGCATCGGCTGATGTGACCGTATAGGTTGCGGTGAAGGTGCTGGCGTCATTCGCACCGGGAGCAAGCGCCACAGAATTCGTATTGCCCGCAACAGTCACGCCTGCCATCGCATCGGTAAGGCTGATATGATCCAGCGCTACATTGCCAGTGTTCTGCGCGATGAAGCTGTAATGCAGCACATCGCCTGCGCTGATTACGCCATCGCCGTTGGTGTCATCGAAGCTGGTTTGCTTCTTGTACAGCGCCACTTGTGGATTGGCCGCAATCACATAGGGCGTGATGCGGTGCTGGGCGAAATCAGACAGGTCTGAAAGCGCACTGATCTGGGTGCCCGCGCCCGATGCCAGCGCGGCGGTCACCTTGCTTTGGGCATCGTAACGTCCGGCTGTCATGTCCGCCGCAGTCAGCGCGTGACTGGCGTTGAAGGTCGTGGTGTCAACCGCACCCGGCAACAACGTTCCCGTCAAGCTGCCCGTTAAGCTCAGGCCCGCGGCATTGTCGGTCAGCACGATGCTGTTGAAGGCAACGCTGCTCAGATTCTTGACCTGGATATTATAGGTCAGCGTATCCCCGGCATCGGCCAGACCGTTGCTGTTGGTATCGGCATAGGACGGCGTTTGCAGCAACAGGCCGATCGCAGGTGTGGGCGAAACCACCGTATCCGTCGTCGTATCAGCCGATGTGGTGAGATCGCCGCTCTTCGAAACAGCACTCACCGCCGTGCTCGTGCCCTGCTGCACGGCGTCCACCTTGGCGCGGTTATGCACAATGGCCGCCTGCTCGTCGGCCGCACTGATCGTGTAGGCGGCCGTGAAGCTGGTTGCATCCGTGGCACCCGGCGCCAGTGTGATGGCGCTGCCGGTCACTGTTGCACCCGCCAGCTGATCGGTGATGATCACATTGGCCAGCGCCACATTGCCGGTGTTCTGCACGATAAAGCTGTAATGAATTACGTCTCCGGCATCCACGATGCCATCGCTGTTCTTGTCTTCAACACTGGCCTGCTTTTTGTACAGCGCCACTTGCGGCTGCTGCGTGATGGTCAACACCGTGGGTGCACTTTGGGTGGGCACGCCGGGATCCGAGTCATGCGAAACTTTGGTGCCATCCGGTGCCGTGCCGGTGACGGTGGCGGTGTTGTCGACATGGCCTGCATCTACATCGGCCTGGGTGATCGCATAGCTGCCGGAAATGGCGGTGCTGGTGGCGCCGGGCGCGAGGCTGGCCAGCGGGTTGCCGGCGATCACCACAAGTGCACCACCACCGGGCGTGTCGGTGATGTTGATGTCGCTCAGCGTCACATTGCCAAGATTGTAGATGGTGAACTTGTAACCGATCACGTCGCCCACATCGTTGAAGCCGTTGTGGTTGGTATCGGTCACGCCCGTCACCTGCTTCAGCAGGCCAATCACGGGAACTGGTGTGATGGGGGTCACTGTAGGCCGGTGCTGGGCCGGATCGGCATTATCGGAATCTGCAGTCACATCAACCGCCGCCGGCGATGTGCCCTGCGCCTTGGCCTGGTTCTGGTACAAGCCATGGTCAATGTCGGCCTGGGTCAGCGTGTATTGCGCAGTGAAACTGCTGTTGTTGGTCACGCCCGGGGCCAGCGAGGCAATCGG
This Aestuariivirga litoralis DNA region includes the following protein-coding sequences:
- a CDS encoding beta strand repeat-containing protein gives rise to the protein MGAFLGPEFSSFAAITNTATAVGSGPSGPLNSAPVTAAVPVAGGSPALTLSVVTTAMTDNNGNGQYDAGDTINYAYTITNTGNVTLNHITITDTGVTVTGGPIASLAPGQSDAVTFAGAHSVGLLDILAGSYHDAAVAAGMSASGGAQVSANGSVTTALHYTSGLSLTVAGAFTTAHPKAGDIVNYTYTVKNTGLSLLTNIVLNDPLFAFNDARGNDRMIALLDGASNPAAPEFATASLGGKQHRYGVVESAHRRLAAKRGMTGLVAPEFNTVRQLVRMSGKTGPVEAGEKIGFLFNLTNAGDAPLTGIRIDQPDSFAFGSAVSLLNPNETDAASIIFTRDLTAEELAAGEVKSNAYVTWHVRGHESLLALQQGLPLSGIKTYDDFKTASLFPITIPLLNPGQSQDTLVPYTLTQHDMDAGTTSTTATATALDLASLTLSQSGSTSLPLTQDPAIGMVKTGTITPTDGVSAKPGDKISYHLAITNTGNVTLTNVLATDTGAVVSGTPIASLAPGVTNNSSFTAQYTLTQADIDHGLYQNQAKAQGTSPAAVDVTADSDNADPAQHRPTVTPITPVPVIGLLKQVTGVTDTNHNGFNDVGDVIGYKFTIYNLGNVTLSDINITDTPGGGALVVIAGNPLASLAPGATSTAISGSYAITQADVDAGHVDNTATVTGTAPDGTKVSHDSDPGVPTQSAPTVLTITQQPQVALYKKQASVEDKNSDGIVDAGDVIHYSFIVQNTGNVALANVIITDQLAGATVTGSAITLAPGATDATSFTAAYTISAADEQAAIVHNRAKVDAVQQGTSTAVSAVSKSGDLTTSADTTTDTVVSPTPAIGLLLQTPSYADTNSNGLADAGDTLTYNIQVKNLSSVAFNSIVLTDNAAGLSLTGSLTGTLLPGAVDTTTFNASHALTAADMTAGRYDAQSKVTAALASGAGTQISALSDLSDFAQHRITPYVIAANPQVALYKKQTSFDDTNGDGVISAGDVLHYSFIAQNTGNVALDHISLTDAMAGVTVAGNTNSVALAPGANDASTFTATYTVTSADAAAGAVHNRARINATQVGIATAVTAQSLSGDLVSSTNTTTDTVIVAAPTIAALLLAPSYADSNGDGVVNAGDTLTYQVQVKNTGVVALGTITLADNIAGLTFNGSYSGSLAAGATDTATFTATHVIAAADLTAGHYDAQAKVSGTAGSLVVSGLSDLSDFAQARVTPYAITAKAQIALYKKQASFDDANSDGVVDAGDVIHYSFIVKNSGNVPLDNITLSDTLSGVTLTGNGNSVVLAPAATDGTIFTGTYTVTAADEQAGIVQNRAHVIAAQAGSAITASAASRSGDPASSTDATTDTVIASAPALSALLPAPSYADTNGDNVVNAGDTLTYQVQIKNTGIAALNAITLTDSSGGLTITGSFSGALAPGATDTTSFTARHVITLADLVSGHYDAQIKVAGSTGGQPATALTDVLDFAQHRITPYLIAPMPQIAALQQFDHFEDAAGAVVPAAVSDGYAVYRITVHNTGNVAFDTVNLALNGSFSGTVIGSAILALPAGAVNDTQFKLRHKIMNAEILAGQIDSQVLVTGNNTADGVSATDATDPAAFSANAVTIVPVAVDPGIGLVKTFTVEDVNGNKVNDAGDIIHYAFNVVNTGNIDLTNVKLIDAGAAQPSPAPEITALAAGASDTTSLTASHVIMATDVAAGNYTNQAKVSARYDATQPDITALSDNASIDASSKRATVTPLELSKASFTKTAARSQVKRGEPVVYTISAASLLGDAYQIADIMPPGFAYVTGSAKVNGVAVKPLVKGQVLTFNSLVPQAGKISVVLTLNASSTSSAGKFVNNAKLVDQSNNALIASAQAVVEVMPDASFDCSDIIGRVFDDLNGDGYQQDGEPGLPAVRVATVNGLLITTDAQGRFHVPCAAIPDAAIGSNFVMKLDPRSLPAGYNITTENPRDVRLTRGKATELNFGAGRLHQVKLDFSGQAFVDGTANLTPRWTGGIGKLVGVLKSRRSDLILVYHQGKESGELAQSRVDAVMARVRQAWSNSGNAYPLGIKFDMEGAQ